In Comamonas sp. lk, the following proteins share a genomic window:
- the rpmA gene encoding 50S ribosomal protein L27: MAQKKGGGSTRNGRDSKPKMLGVKAFGGELITAGSIIVRQRGTKFHPGDNVGVGKDHTLFALVDGHVSFAVKGALSKHTVNITAA, from the coding sequence ATGGCACAGAAAAAAGGCGGCGGCTCTACGCGCAATGGACGTGATTCCAAGCCAAAAATGCTCGGCGTGAAGGCCTTTGGTGGTGAGTTGATCACTGCTGGCTCGATCATCGTGCGTCAACGCGGCACCAAGTTCCACCCTGGCGACAACGTCGGCGTGGGCAAGGATCACACCCTGTTTGCACTGGTGGACGGCCACGTGTCGTTTGCAGTCAAGGGCGCTCTGTCCAAGCACACAGTCAACATCACGGCTGCCTAA
- the zapD gene encoding cell division protein ZapD — protein MILYEYPFNERLRTYLRLEQLYRRLSELLTRAHPVDHHFALVTLFEIIDVAGRSDLKTDILKDLERQKHLLEVLRDNPSISQHMLHQVARQVEHCFKAVNELPGKTGQSLTENDWLMSIRSRIGIPGGTCSFDLPAYHAWLNLDPRYRQRDLEDWAGELAPVGQSLELILQLLRETGVPQRVVSEQGVFQQAMPAGRSFQLLRLRIDGGLHLIPEISGNRLLVSVRLLRTENGSKPLPSKEDAAFELTLCA, from the coding sequence GTGATCCTGTACGAATATCCTTTTAACGAGCGCCTGAGAACCTATCTGCGTCTGGAGCAGCTGTATCGCCGCCTGAGCGAGCTGCTCACCCGCGCGCATCCGGTAGATCACCATTTCGCCCTGGTCACCCTCTTCGAGATCATCGATGTGGCCGGCCGCTCCGACCTCAAGACCGACATCCTCAAGGATCTGGAGCGCCAGAAGCACCTGCTCGAAGTCCTGCGCGACAACCCCAGCATCTCCCAGCACATGCTGCACCAGGTGGCACGGCAGGTGGAGCATTGCTTCAAGGCCGTCAACGAGCTGCCCGGCAAGACCGGTCAGTCCCTGACCGAAAACGACTGGCTGATGTCGATCCGCAGCCGCATCGGCATTCCCGGCGGCACCTGCAGCTTCGATCTGCCGGCCTACCATGCCTGGCTGAACCTCGACCCGCGCTACCGCCAGCGCGATCTGGAAGACTGGGCTGGCGAGCTCGCTCCCGTGGGCCAGTCGCTGGAGCTGATTTTGCAGCTGCTGCGCGAGACCGGCGTGCCCCAGCGCGTGGTCTCCGAACAAGGCGTATTCCAGCAAGCCATGCCCGCAGGCCGCAGCTTCCAGTTGCTGCGTCTGCGCATTGATGGCGGCTTGCACCTGATTCCCGAGATCAGCGGCAACCGCCTGCTGGTGTCCGTGCGTCTGCTGCGCACCGAAAACGGCAGCAAGCCCTTGCCCAGCAAAGAGGATGCGGCTTTCGAGCTAACACTCTGCGCTTGA
- a CDS encoding type II secretion system F family protein — MATAASKGIKEFVFEWEGKDRNGKIVRGETRAGGDNQVQAMLRRQGILPTKIKKRRTKGGKKIKPKDIALFTRQLATMMKAGVPLLQAFDIVGRGNTNASVTRLLNDIRSDVETGTSLSAAFRKHPLYFNSLYCNLVEAGEAAGILEALLDRLATYMEKTEAIKSKIKSALMYPMSVIVVAFVVVTVIMIFVIPAFKEVFSSFGADLPAPTLLVMGISDYFVQWWWLIFGVLGGGIYFFMQAWKRNERVQQFMDRATLKMPVFGVLIEKSCVARWTRTLSTMFAAGVPLVEALDSVGGASGNYIYQHATEKIQQEVSTGTSLTVAMTNANVFPSMVIQMCAIGEESGSIDHMLGKAADFYEEEVDDMVAGLSSLMEPIIIVFLGTLIGGIVVSMYLPIFKLGQVV, encoded by the coding sequence ATGGCCACAGCAGCGTCCAAGGGCATCAAGGAATTTGTTTTCGAGTGGGAAGGCAAGGACCGCAACGGCAAGATCGTGCGCGGAGAAACCCGTGCCGGCGGCGACAACCAGGTCCAGGCCATGCTGCGCCGTCAAGGCATCTTGCCTACCAAGATCAAAAAGCGCAGAACCAAGGGCGGCAAGAAGATCAAGCCCAAGGACATCGCCCTTTTCACCCGCCAACTGGCCACCATGATGAAAGCGGGCGTGCCTTTGCTGCAGGCCTTTGACATTGTGGGCCGCGGCAACACCAATGCCAGCGTGACCCGCTTGCTCAACGACATACGCTCGGATGTGGAGACCGGCACGTCGCTGAGCGCGGCGTTCCGCAAGCACCCGCTGTACTTCAACAGCCTCTACTGCAATCTGGTCGAAGCCGGTGAAGCCGCCGGTATTTTGGAAGCCCTTCTCGATCGTCTTGCCACCTATATGGAGAAGACCGAGGCCATCAAGTCCAAGATCAAATCGGCGCTGATGTACCCCATGTCGGTGATCGTGGTGGCCTTCGTCGTGGTGACCGTCATCATGATTTTTGTGATTCCCGCCTTCAAGGAAGTCTTCAGCTCCTTCGGCGCCGACCTGCCTGCACCCACGCTGCTCGTCATGGGCATCAGCGACTATTTTGTGCAATGGTGGTGGCTGATTTTTGGCGTGCTGGGCGGCGGCATCTACTTCTTCATGCAGGCCTGGAAGCGCAATGAGCGCGTGCAGCAATTCATGGACAGAGCCACGCTGAAGATGCCGGTGTTCGGCGTCCTGATTGAAAAATCCTGCGTGGCACGCTGGACACGCACGCTGTCGACCATGTTTGCAGCCGGCGTACCGCTGGTCGAAGCACTGGACTCCGTGGGCGGAGCCTCTGGCAACTACATCTACCAGCACGCCACGGAAAAAATTCAACAGGAAGTCTCTACCGGCACCAGCCTGACAGTGGCCATGACCAATGCCAATGTCTTTCCCTCCATGGTGATCCAGATGTGTGCCATCGGTGAAGAATCCGGCTCCATAGACCACATGCTGGGCAAGGCGGCCGACTTCTACGAAGAGGAAGTCGACGACATGGTGGCCGGCCTGTCCAGCCTGATGGAGCCCATCATCATCGTGTTTCTGGGCACGCTGATCGGCGGCATTGTGGTGTCCATGTATCTGCCTATCTTCAAACTGGGTCAAGTGGTCTGA
- the coaE gene encoding dephospho-CoA kinase (Dephospho-CoA kinase (CoaE) performs the final step in coenzyme A biosynthesis.) has translation MPTPQTPSKPAPSFRLGLTGGIGSGKSTVAQRLAERGAAVIDADQISRSLTATGGAALPAIARSFGSDLIDAAGALNRARMRELVFAQADARQKLEAIVHPLIAEQTQARVRQAVSEGRRLIVHDIPLLVESGHWRSQLDAVLVVDCRESTQIERVMARSGLSREAVQAIIAAQASREQRLAAADWLLYNDEAMSLEALHAYTDQIATWFGL, from the coding sequence ATGCCGACGCCCCAGACCCCCAGCAAGCCCGCCCCATCTTTTCGACTCGGGCTGACGGGCGGCATAGGCAGCGGCAAAAGCACGGTGGCACAGCGCCTGGCCGAGCGTGGAGCCGCCGTCATCGACGCGGACCAGATCTCCCGCAGCCTGACCGCCACCGGAGGCGCAGCCCTGCCCGCCATTGCCCGGAGCTTTGGCAGCGATCTGATTGATGCCGCTGGCGCACTGAATCGCGCCCGCATGCGCGAGCTGGTTTTTGCGCAAGCCGATGCCCGGCAAAAGCTCGAAGCCATTGTTCACCCGCTGATCGCTGAACAAACCCAGGCCCGGGTACGTCAGGCCGTCAGCGAAGGCCGCCGGCTTATCGTTCACGACATACCGCTTCTGGTGGAATCCGGGCACTGGCGCAGCCAGCTCGATGCCGTGCTGGTGGTGGACTGCCGCGAGTCCACGCAAATTGAGCGCGTGATGGCGCGCAGCGGCCTGAGCCGCGAGGCCGTGCAAGCCATCATCGCCGCCCAGGCCAGCCGGGAGCAGCGCCTGGCTGCGGCCGATTGGCTGCTCTATAACGACGAAGCCATGTCGCTGGAGGCTTTGCACGCATATACCGATCAAATCGCCACCTGGTTCGGGCTATGA
- the rplU gene encoding 50S ribosomal protein L21: MYAVIKTGGKQYRVAAGEKIKVEQIAADVGQEIVIDQVLAVGNGSEIKIGAPLVSGATVKATVVAHGKHDKVHIFKMRRRKHYQKRQGHRQQFTELQIVAIAA, encoded by the coding sequence ATGTACGCGGTCATAAAAACCGGCGGCAAGCAATATCGTGTTGCTGCTGGCGAAAAAATTAAAGTAGAACAGATTGCTGCGGACGTAGGCCAGGAAATTGTGATCGATCAAGTTTTGGCAGTCGGCAACGGCTCTGAAATCAAGATCGGCGCTCCCCTGGTGTCCGGCGCAACTGTGAAGGCAACTGTGGTTGCTCACGGCAAGCACGACAAAGTGCACATCTTCAAGATGCGTCGTCGTAAGCACTATCAAAAACGTCAAGGCCATCGTCAACAGTTCACCGAACTGCAAATCGTGGCAATTGCTGCTTAA
- a CDS encoding polyprenyl synthetase family protein — translation MREVDQVIAQRLTTSVPLVAQISQYIIAAGGKRLRPALLLMVSSALGHQGRDKYILAAVVELIHTATLLHDDVVDESTLRRGRPTANETFGNPASVLVGDFLHTRSFQMMVEVGSMRVLKILSDATNVIAEGEVQQLINTHDASLTEAGYLHVIRSKTAQLFEASAQLAAVLAGASPEVEQACATYGQALGTAFQIIDDVLDYTGNAQEMGKNLGDDLREGKCTLPLIAAMQCGTPEQASIVRHAIEQGSTDQLDAVVDIVRSTGALDIARAAAHDEAHRAIKALEALPNNAHTANLLQLASQLLERRT, via the coding sequence ATGCGCGAAGTGGATCAAGTCATCGCTCAGCGCCTGACGACCAGCGTTCCCCTGGTTGCCCAGATTTCCCAATACATCATTGCTGCAGGCGGCAAGCGTCTGCGCCCCGCACTGCTGCTCATGGTCAGCAGCGCCCTGGGCCATCAAGGCCGGGACAAGTACATTCTGGCTGCCGTGGTGGAGCTGATTCACACCGCCACCTTGCTGCACGACGACGTGGTGGATGAATCCACGCTGCGCCGCGGCCGCCCTACCGCCAACGAAACCTTCGGCAACCCCGCCAGTGTTCTGGTCGGGGACTTTCTGCACACCCGCTCCTTTCAGATGATGGTGGAAGTGGGTAGCATGCGCGTGCTCAAAATTCTGTCCGACGCCACCAACGTGATTGCCGAAGGCGAGGTTCAGCAGCTGATCAACACCCATGATGCGTCGCTGACCGAAGCCGGTTATCTGCACGTCATTCGCTCCAAAACCGCGCAGCTGTTCGAAGCCAGCGCCCAGCTTGCCGCCGTGCTGGCGGGCGCGTCACCGGAAGTGGAGCAGGCTTGCGCCACCTACGGCCAAGCCTTGGGCACCGCGTTTCAGATCATTGATGACGTGCTGGACTACACCGGCAACGCACAGGAAATGGGCAAGAACCTTGGCGATGATTTGCGCGAAGGCAAGTGCACTCTGCCATTGATTGCCGCCATGCAATGCGGCACGCCGGAGCAGGCCAGCATCGTTCGCCATGCCATCGAGCAAGGCTCCACCGATCAACTGGACGCCGTGGTGGACATCGTTCGCAGCACGGGCGCGCTGGACATTGCCCGCGCCGCCGCCCACGATGAAGCACACCGCGCCATCAAGGCGCTGGAGGCTTTGCCAAACAATGCCCATACAGCCAACTTGCTACAGTTGGCGTCTCAGCTTTTGGAGCGTCGCACTTAA
- a CDS encoding RNA pyrophosphohydrolase, with the protein MLDRDGFRPNVGIILLNQRNQVFWGKRIRTHSWQFPQGGIDRGETPEQAMFRELHEEVGLMPNHVRVVARTRDWLRYEVPDRYIRRDARGHYKGQKQIWFLLQLVGHDWDLNLRATDHPEFDAWRWNDYWVPLDVVVEFKRGVYEMALTELSRFVPRSEQQRNRYLRSGLRPREQEGASGNAFAPPSPPQHMQPMYPARTGHFRINPGMELPPGASFDPDPQTNLTDPPDTKPLQ; encoded by the coding sequence ATGCTTGACCGGGACGGATTCCGCCCGAACGTCGGCATCATCCTGCTCAACCAAAGAAACCAGGTGTTCTGGGGAAAACGCATTCGCACCCACAGCTGGCAGTTTCCGCAAGGTGGTATTGACCGGGGGGAGACACCCGAGCAAGCCATGTTTAGAGAGCTGCACGAAGAGGTGGGGCTGATGCCCAATCACGTTCGCGTGGTTGCCCGAACCCGGGATTGGTTGCGCTACGAGGTGCCAGACCGGTACATCCGCCGCGACGCGCGCGGGCATTACAAAGGCCAGAAACAGATATGGTTTCTGCTTCAACTGGTAGGTCACGACTGGGATTTGAACCTGCGTGCCACCGATCATCCGGAGTTTGACGCCTGGCGGTGGAATGACTATTGGGTGCCGCTGGATGTAGTGGTCGAGTTCAAACGCGGCGTTTATGAAATGGCGCTGACCGAGCTGTCACGCTTTGTGCCACGCAGCGAGCAGCAGCGCAATCGCTATTTACGCAGCGGCTTGCGCCCACGTGAGCAGGAAGGTGCCAGCGGCAATGCCTTTGCACCGCCGTCGCCACCGCAGCACATGCAACCCATGTACCCTGCGCGCACCGGCCACTTTCGCATCAACCCTGGCATGGAGCTGCCGCCAGGTGCCAGCTTCGATCCCGATCCTCAGACCAATCTGACGGACCCGCCGGACACCAAGCCGCTGCAATAA
- the pilB gene encoding type IV-A pilus assembly ATPase PilB, translating into MAAADSSQKNPSAPVVLPGLGRALISAGKISQQAAEAAVKKAATNKTPFITELSQSGEISTLEIAETISTMFSTPLLDLSAIDTQQLPHDLLDAKISSTYQVLALSKRGNRIIIATADPTQAGAAEQIKFATQLTVDWVVVEADKLKKLVDQASKSVSESLESYSSSGDFDFDDVKIEDAPEEKDNSAGADVEDAPVVKFLHKMLLDAFNMRASDLHFEPYEHTYRVRFRIDGELREMASPPIAIKDKLASRIKVISRLDISEKRVPQDGRMKLKVGPDRVIDFRVSTLPTLFGEKIVIRILDPSSAKMGIEALGYEPEEKERLLSAIKRPYGMILVTGPTGSGKTVSLYTCLNLLNQPGVNIATAEDPSEINMPGVNQVNVNEKAGLTFAAALKSFLRQDPDIIMVGEIRDLETADISIKAAQTGHLVLSTLHTNDAPTTLTRMRNMGIAPFNIASSVILITAQRLARRLCPQCKQPADIPRDALLDAGYADEEVDGSWVTYRPVGCSACNNGYKGRVGIYQVMPISEEIQRIILRDGSALEIAAQAKAEGVRSLRGSGLHKVKLGLTSLEEVLAVTNE; encoded by the coding sequence ATGGCTGCAGCTGATTCCTCGCAAAAAAACCCGTCAGCACCGGTCGTCTTGCCCGGTTTAGGCCGGGCGTTGATTTCTGCCGGCAAAATATCCCAGCAGGCTGCCGAAGCCGCAGTCAAAAAAGCAGCCACCAACAAGACCCCTTTCATCACGGAACTGAGCCAGTCCGGAGAAATCAGCACGCTGGAAATTGCGGAGACGATTTCCACCATGTTCAGCACTCCGCTGCTGGATTTGAGTGCCATTGATACCCAGCAGCTGCCACACGATTTGCTGGACGCAAAGATCAGCAGCACCTATCAGGTGCTGGCCCTGAGCAAGCGCGGCAACCGCATCATCATCGCCACTGCCGACCCCACGCAGGCAGGCGCGGCCGAACAGATCAAATTCGCCACACAGCTGACGGTGGACTGGGTGGTTGTGGAGGCCGACAAGCTGAAAAAGCTGGTTGACCAGGCCAGCAAAAGCGTCAGTGAATCCTTGGAGTCCTACTCCAGCTCTGGCGATTTCGATTTTGATGATGTCAAGATCGAGGATGCGCCAGAGGAAAAGGACAACAGCGCCGGCGCCGACGTGGAAGACGCACCCGTCGTCAAATTTCTGCACAAGATGCTGCTCGATGCGTTCAATATGCGCGCATCGGACTTGCACTTCGAACCCTACGAGCACACTTACCGCGTACGTTTCCGTATCGACGGCGAACTGCGCGAGATGGCGTCTCCGCCCATCGCCATCAAGGACAAGCTGGCTTCGCGCATCAAGGTGATCTCGCGCCTGGACATCTCGGAAAAGCGCGTCCCCCAGGATGGCCGCATGAAGCTCAAGGTCGGCCCGGACCGAGTGATCGACTTTCGCGTGAGCACACTGCCCACCCTGTTTGGCGAAAAAATCGTGATCCGTATTCTGGACCCGAGCTCGGCCAAGATGGGGATTGAGGCCCTCGGTTACGAACCCGAGGAAAAAGAGCGCCTGCTGTCCGCCATCAAGCGTCCATACGGCATGATTCTGGTCACCGGCCCCACAGGCTCGGGCAAGACCGTGTCGCTTTATACCTGCCTGAACCTGCTCAATCAGCCCGGGGTGAACATTGCCACGGCAGAAGACCCCTCGGAAATCAACATGCCCGGGGTCAACCAGGTCAATGTGAACGAGAAGGCCGGCCTGACGTTTGCCGCAGCACTCAAGTCTTTCCTGCGCCAGGATCCCGACATCATCATGGTCGGTGAAATCCGGGATCTGGAAACCGCGGACATCTCCATCAAGGCGGCCCAGACGGGTCACCTGGTGCTGTCCACGCTGCACACCAACGATGCGCCCACCACGCTCACGCGTATGCGCAATATGGGCATTGCACCCTTCAATATTGCATCCAGCGTGATTCTCATCACCGCCCAACGCCTGGCTCGCCGCTTGTGCCCGCAATGCAAGCAACCCGCAGACATTCCTCGTGACGCCTTGCTGGATGCCGGGTATGCGGATGAGGAAGTCGACGGCAGCTGGGTGACCTACAGGCCGGTAGGCTGCTCCGCCTGCAACAATGGCTACAAGGGACGCGTCGGCATCTACCAGGTCATGCCCATCAGCGAAGAAATACAACGCATCATTTTGCGCGACGGCAGTGCACTGGAAATTGCAGCCCAGGCCAAGGCTGAGGGTGTACGCTCCTTGCGCGGCTCAGGCCTGCATAAAGTCAAACTGGGGCTGACATCACTGGAAGAAGTGCTGGCGGTAACCAACGAATAA
- a CDS encoding A24 family peptidase has product MISELGINAAAGGLLGLLIGSFLNVVIHRLPRMMEQEWHTECAQWAEEQKDKGAKIQLPPAAEPVTLSQPRSRCPHCGHAIAWYENVPVFSYLFLRGRCADCKKSISPRYPLVELVCAALFALCLARYGLTPTGFAWCGFSAVLLTLALIDWDTTLLPDSLTLPLLWAGLMASALQWTTVPLNQSLWGAVAGYLSLWLIFWAFKLATGKEGMGHGDFKLFAALGAWFGWPALIPIILMASVVGTVIGIALKINSKLREGGYVPFGPFLAGGGFACLFWGPQAILGYIGL; this is encoded by the coding sequence ATGATTTCCGAATTGGGTATAAATGCCGCAGCTGGCGGCCTGCTGGGTCTGCTGATCGGCAGTTTCTTGAATGTGGTCATCCACCGCCTGCCGCGCATGATGGAGCAGGAATGGCATACCGAATGCGCGCAGTGGGCCGAGGAGCAAAAGGACAAAGGCGCCAAGATCCAGTTGCCGCCCGCAGCCGAACCTGTCACCCTGAGCCAACCACGTTCGCGCTGCCCGCACTGCGGCCACGCGATTGCCTGGTATGAAAACGTTCCGGTATTCAGCTATCTGTTTCTGCGCGGCCGCTGCGCGGATTGCAAAAAGTCCATCAGCCCTCGCTATCCGCTGGTGGAGCTGGTCTGCGCCGCCTTGTTTGCCCTTTGCCTAGCCCGCTACGGGCTCACGCCTACGGGCTTTGCCTGGTGCGGCTTCAGCGCGGTCTTGCTGACTCTGGCCTTGATTGACTGGGACACCACTTTATTGCCCGACTCCCTCACCCTGCCCCTGCTGTGGGCCGGCCTGATGGCTTCCGCCCTGCAATGGACGACAGTGCCGCTGAACCAATCCCTGTGGGGGGCCGTGGCCGGATACCTGTCTCTGTGGCTGATCTTCTGGGCCTTCAAGCTCGCCACCGGCAAGGAAGGCATGGGTCATGGCGACTTCAAGCTGTTTGCCGCACTGGGTGCCTGGTTTGGCTGGCCCGCGCTGATTCCCATCATTCTCATGGCCTCCGTCGTGGGCACCGTCATCGGTATTGCTCTCAAAATCAATAGCAAACTGCGCGAGGGCGGCTATGTGCCTTTTGGCCCCTTTCTTGCCGGCGGCGGCTTTGCCTGCCTGTTCTGGGGTCCCCAGGCCATCCTGGGCTACATCGGCCTCTAA
- the proB gene encoding glutamate 5-kinase, giving the protein MSSNVLRDAHRIVVKVGSSLVTNEGRGLDEAAIQEWSRQLAALVNGEDGVKREVIMVSSGAIAEGMKRLGWATRPTEVHELQAAAAVGQMGLAQMYETKLREQNVPSAQVLLTHADLADRERYLNARTTLLTLLQLGVVPVINENDTVVIDEIKFGDNDTLGALVANLVEADALIILTDQRGLYSADPRKNPDAKFIDVAEAGDVTLEAMAGGAGLSIGTGGMITKILAAKRAAGSGASTVIAWGRERDVLLRLTQGESIGTLLLARTHKMQARKQWIADHLKLRGSVTVDAGAVAKLRDEGKSLLPIGMMAVDGDFSRGEVIAVRDEQGLEIARGLASYASAEARLLCRKSSAEIESLLGYSAGPEMVHRDNMVVSGR; this is encoded by the coding sequence ATGTCTTCCAACGTGTTGCGTGATGCGCATCGCATCGTCGTCAAAGTCGGCTCCAGCCTGGTTACCAATGAAGGTCGGGGTCTGGATGAAGCTGCCATTCAGGAATGGAGTCGCCAGCTGGCGGCTTTGGTGAACGGTGAAGATGGCGTCAAGCGCGAGGTCATCATGGTCTCCAGCGGTGCCATCGCCGAAGGCATGAAGCGCCTGGGCTGGGCCACGCGACCGACCGAGGTGCATGAGTTGCAGGCGGCCGCCGCCGTGGGGCAGATGGGCCTGGCCCAGATGTATGAGACCAAGCTGCGCGAGCAGAACGTACCCAGCGCCCAGGTGCTGCTCACCCACGCCGATCTGGCTGATCGTGAGCGTTATCTGAACGCCCGCACCACGCTGTTGACCTTGCTGCAGCTGGGAGTGGTGCCCGTCATCAATGAAAACGACACCGTGGTCATCGATGAGATCAAGTTTGGCGACAACGACACGCTGGGCGCGCTGGTGGCGAATCTGGTGGAGGCTGATGCCCTCATCATCCTGACCGATCAGCGCGGCCTGTACAGCGCCGATCCACGCAAGAACCCCGACGCAAAGTTCATCGATGTGGCCGAAGCCGGCGATGTCACGCTGGAGGCCATGGCCGGCGGCGCGGGCCTGTCGATCGGTACCGGCGGCATGATCACCAAGATCCTGGCCGCCAAGCGGGCCGCCGGTTCGGGTGCTTCCACGGTGATCGCCTGGGGGCGTGAGCGCGATGTGTTGCTGCGCCTGACGCAAGGCGAATCCATCGGCACGCTGTTGCTGGCGCGTACGCACAAGATGCAGGCCCGCAAGCAGTGGATTGCCGATCATCTGAAGCTGCGCGGCTCGGTGACGGTGGATGCCGGTGCCGTGGCCAAGCTGCGCGATGAAGGAAAGAGCCTGTTGCCGATTGGCATGATGGCTGTGGATGGCGATTTCTCGCGCGGCGAGGTGATTGCCGTGCGTGATGAGCAAGGTCTTGAGATCGCCCGTGGTCTGGCCAGCTATGCCAGCGCCGAGGCGCGTTTGCTGTGCCGCAAAAGCTCGGCCGAGATTGAAAGCTTGCTCGGCTATTCCGCCGGCCCGGAGATGGTGCACCGCGACAACATGGTGGTGTCCGGGCGCTGA
- the cgtA gene encoding Obg family GTPase CgtA, with protein sequence MKFVDEAFIDISAGDGGNGCVSFRHEKYKEFGGPDGGDGGRGGHVFAVADVNLNTLVDYRYSRRYDAKRGEHGKGSDMFGVAGDDITLHMPVGTIISDSETGEVLFELLNPGEVITIAKGGDGGYGNLRFKSAINRAPRQKTPGWPGERFSLKLELKVLADVGLLGMPNAGKSTFITAVSNARPKIADYPFTTLYPNLGVVRVGPEKSFVVADIPGLIEGASEGAGLGHQFLRHLQRTRLLLHVVDLAPFDEAVDPVEQAKAIVGELKKYDAELYEKPRWLVLNKLDMVPQEERAAKVKDFVKRFKWKGPVYEISALTREGCEPLIRKIFEHVQAQQKLEQGVKEVDPRFIEIEDSGPDLTDPRFAPQDPE encoded by the coding sequence ATGAAGTTTGTTGACGAAGCTTTTATCGACATTTCGGCCGGAGACGGCGGAAATGGTTGCGTGTCTTTCCGGCACGAAAAATACAAGGAATTTGGCGGCCCTGACGGTGGAGACGGGGGCCGTGGTGGTCACGTGTTCGCCGTGGCCGATGTCAATCTGAATACCCTGGTGGATTACCGCTACTCGCGTCGCTACGACGCCAAGCGCGGTGAGCACGGCAAGGGCTCGGACATGTTCGGTGTTGCCGGTGATGACATCACCTTGCACATGCCTGTGGGCACCATCATCAGCGATTCCGAAACCGGCGAGGTGCTGTTCGAGCTGCTCAACCCGGGTGAAGTCATCACCATTGCCAAGGGCGGCGATGGCGGCTACGGCAATCTGCGCTTCAAGAGCGCCATCAACCGTGCTCCGCGCCAGAAGACGCCGGGCTGGCCGGGTGAGCGTTTCAGCTTGAAGCTGGAGCTGAAGGTGCTGGCTGATGTGGGCCTGCTGGGCATGCCGAATGCGGGCAAGTCTACCTTCATCACGGCCGTGTCCAATGCGCGCCCCAAGATTGCCGACTACCCTTTCACCACCTTGTATCCCAACCTGGGTGTGGTGCGCGTGGGTCCGGAGAAAAGCTTTGTGGTGGCCGATATTCCGGGTCTGATCGAAGGCGCCTCCGAAGGTGCGGGTCTGGGTCACCAGTTCTTGCGCCATCTGCAGCGCACGCGTTTGCTGCTGCATGTGGTGGATCTGGCTCCGTTTGACGAGGCCGTGGATCCTGTGGAGCAGGCCAAGGCCATTGTTGGCGAGCTCAAGAAATACGATGCCGAGCTTTATGAGAAGCCGCGCTGGCTGGTGCTCAACAAGCTGGACATGGTTCCGCAGGAAGAGCGTGCGGCCAAGGTCAAGGACTTTGTCAAGCGCTTCAAGTGGAAGGGTCCGGTCTATGAGATTTCGGCTCTGACGCGTGAAGGCTGCGAACCGCTGATCCGCAAGATCTTCGAGCATGTGCAAGCACAGCAGAAGCTGGAACAGGGCGTCAAGGAAGTGGACCCCCGTTTTATCGAAATCGAAGATTCTGGCCCCGATCTGACCGATCCGCGTTTTGCACCGCAGGATCCGGAATAA